Within the Ailuropoda melanoleuca isolate Jingjing unplaced genomic scaffold, ASM200744v2 unplaced-scaffold5900, whole genome shotgun sequence genome, the region CCACAGTGTAGAGCAGGGCAAAGACCTTGGAGAGGAGCTGGGAGTGGACAGCAGAGGGTGCAATGTACAAGACCATGAGAGTTCCATAGAAGGTGGACACTACTgccaggtgggaggagcaggtggagaaagCCTTTCGCCTCTGGGCCCCCACAGGGACTCTTAGCACAACTACAACGATCCGGGCATAGGATGTCAGAATCAGTCCAAAGGGGACAGTGAGGCAGACCACAGAGAGAATGAATGTTGTCATCTGGGTGACATGGGGATCCGAGCAGACCAGGCCCATCAAAGGCGTGAAGTCACAGTAGAAGTGATCAATGTAGCTGGGGCCACAGAACGTCAATTGGCCCATTAGGGCTACAACCAGTCCATCTACCATGAAGCCAGAGAGCCAAGCAACGAGCACCAGCCCCAAGCATCCTCTGGGCCCCATCAGGAGAGGGTAGCGGAGTGGATAGCAGATTGCCAGGTAGCGATCATAGGCCATGATGGCCAGCATGAAGCATTCAGCCGTGGCTAGAGAGCCGAAGATAAAGAACTGGAGCAGGCATCCGGCCACAGAGATGGCTGCCTCCTGCAAGAAGCCCTGCAGCATTTTTGGGACCACTGTGGAGGTGTAGAGGATCTCCAGGAAGGACAGGTTAGccaggaagaaatacatgggtgtgtggagcCTCTGTGAGCTAACCACCGCCACAACGATTA harbors:
- the LOC100471561 gene encoding olfactory receptor 11A1; the encoded protein is MEAVTLENQTITEFVLLGFHDVAELHLLFFIVFTVIYVSTVAGNVLIVVAVVSSQRLHTPMYFFLANLSFLEILYTSTVVPKMLQGFLQEAAISVAGCLLQFFIFGSLATAECFMLAIMAYDRYLAICYPLRYPLLMGPRGCLGLVLVAWLSGFMVDGLVVALMGQLTFCGPSYIDHFYCDFTPLMGLVCSDPHVTQMTTFILSVVCLTVPFGLILTSYARIVVVVLRVPVGAQRRKAFSTCSSHLAVVSTFYGTLMVLYIAPSAVHSQLLSKVFALLYTVVTPLLNPVIYTLRNKEVHYALWRLLYIKHTETRD